The Mesorhizobium loti genome includes a region encoding these proteins:
- a CDS encoding type II and III secretion system protein family protein, whose protein sequence is MFGLITYRVMGRLRVLRTVAAAASLAAAAMLAFGTCARADNDIVYVSSTKNASIKVAKGKPKTIMTSAAFYQIVIGDPEIANVNPLTDKSFYVLGNNLGTTGIALFDEKKQLVGTIDIEVTLDTDQLASTIRASVPDARIKVGSANGRVVLSGEADDAVAAEKANKIATRFSGTEEVINSVNISSSQQVQLNVRFVEINRQAGQDLGAKYAANFAYGLGGRDVSLDPGTVPTAGTGEIIGRLLSNGVSIDIAIKALEERGLARRLAEPNLIARSGQTASFLAGGEFPIPVSEDNGKISVSYKKYGVSLDFTPTVLKDGLVSLDIAPEVSSIDASASYNIGTISVPGFIVRRARTSVDLKNGQSFMIAGLLQSQNDITTSRIPGLGKMPVLGALFSSKSYQRRETDLVIIVTPYLVKPVDPSKKLVEPTDGTQPASNADYFLNNTEEVKTSDANRALAMADGSVAQPAAVTTVGHFLDLPKD, encoded by the coding sequence ATGTTTGGGCTGATCACATATCGGGTCATGGGACGGTTGCGCGTTTTGCGCACCGTGGCCGCCGCTGCTTCGCTGGCTGCCGCCGCGATGCTGGCCTTCGGCACTTGCGCCAGGGCCGACAACGATATCGTCTATGTGTCGTCGACCAAGAATGCGTCGATCAAGGTTGCCAAGGGCAAGCCGAAGACGATCATGACCAGTGCCGCCTTCTACCAGATCGTCATCGGCGACCCGGAGATCGCCAACGTCAACCCGCTGACCGACAAATCCTTCTATGTGCTGGGCAACAATCTCGGCACCACCGGTATCGCGCTGTTCGACGAGAAGAAGCAGCTTGTCGGCACCATCGACATCGAGGTGACGCTCGACACCGACCAACTGGCCAGCACCATTCGCGCCAGCGTGCCGGATGCCAGGATCAAGGTCGGCTCGGCCAATGGCCGGGTCGTGCTGTCGGGCGAGGCGGATGACGCGGTCGCAGCCGAAAAGGCAAACAAGATCGCGACGCGCTTTTCCGGCACCGAGGAGGTCATCAACTCGGTCAACATCTCGTCGTCGCAGCAGGTCCAGCTCAACGTCCGCTTCGTCGAGATCAACCGCCAGGCGGGCCAGGATCTGGGCGCCAAATACGCCGCCAATTTCGCCTATGGCCTTGGTGGCCGCGACGTCTCGCTCGATCCGGGTACAGTGCCGACGGCCGGTACCGGCGAGATCATCGGCCGGTTGCTGTCGAATGGCGTGTCGATCGATATCGCCATCAAGGCGCTGGAAGAACGCGGTCTTGCCCGTCGGTTGGCCGAGCCGAACCTGATCGCCCGGTCCGGCCAGACGGCGAGTTTCCTCGCCGGCGGCGAGTTCCCGATCCCGGTCTCCGAGGACAACGGCAAGATCTCGGTCAGCTACAAGAAATACGGCGTCAGCCTGGATTTCACGCCGACCGTCCTGAAGGACGGGCTGGTCAGCCTGGACATCGCGCCGGAAGTCTCCTCGATCGACGCCTCGGCCTCCTACAATATCGGCACCATCTCGGTTCCCGGCTTCATCGTGCGCCGCGCCAGGACGTCGGTCGACCTGAAGAACGGCCAGAGCTTCATGATCGCTGGATTGCTGCAGTCGCAAAACGACATCACCACCTCGCGCATTCCCGGTCTCGGCAAGATGCCGGTGCTTGGGGCGCTGTTCTCTTCGAAATCCTATCAGCGGCGCGAGACCGACCTGGTCATCATCGTCACGCCCTATCTGGTCAAGCCGGTCGATCCGTCGAAGAAGCTCGTCGAGCCGACCGACGGCACGCAGCCGGCCAGCAACGCCGACTATTTTCTCAACAACACCGAGGAAGTGAAGACGTCCGACGCCAATCGCGCGCTGGCAATGGCCGACGGCAGTGTCGCGCAGCCGGCTGCCGTCACCACTGTCGGGCATTTCCTCGACCTGCCGAAGGACTGA
- a CDS encoding response regulator produces the protein MANGIKTRKILLVSTDGTFVQDTRTAFAASEIIQLSSVEKNVTELRGEIQETDFGAIIVDMDAARLEEVESLQRIMRRLEDKVPVVVVTQEFNAAAVRILVQLKVADFLVKPITTADLVRSVVRALQGPGREENTESQIYTFMPAAGGVGTTTLALQTAFQLHHSVTRGASTCVVDLNFQQGACAEYLDLEPRFDITEIENQPERLDRQLLDVMLSKHASGLCVLAAPTHPSEMRSFKTDVVVRMLDLVSAYFDNVVIDMPRTWFPWTETVLLGSNKLYIVAEMTVPCLRHTQRLIQAVYETAGKEVKPNVIVNRFEQKMFDNGIKQADVQEILGEHFVGGIANNYRLVREAVDRGVPLHEIDPNANVINDLKKIILPEEAIPTRAKSRSLFGMGRGLLKRKAG, from the coding sequence ATGGCAAACGGCATCAAGACCAGGAAGATCCTGCTCGTATCGACCGACGGGACCTTTGTGCAGGACACGCGAACCGCATTCGCCGCCTCCGAGATCATCCAGCTCTCTTCAGTGGAGAAGAACGTCACGGAGCTGCGCGGCGAGATCCAGGAAACCGACTTCGGCGCCATCATCGTCGACATGGATGCGGCTAGGCTGGAGGAGGTCGAGTCGCTGCAGCGCATCATGCGCCGGCTGGAGGACAAGGTGCCGGTTGTCGTCGTCACGCAGGAGTTCAACGCGGCCGCGGTGCGCATCCTCGTGCAGCTCAAGGTCGCGGATTTCCTGGTCAAGCCGATCACCACCGCCGATCTCGTGCGCTCCGTGGTGCGGGCGCTGCAAGGGCCCGGGCGCGAAGAAAACACCGAGTCGCAGATCTATACCTTCATGCCGGCCGCGGGCGGCGTCGGCACCACGACGCTGGCGCTGCAGACCGCTTTCCAGCTGCATCATTCGGTGACGCGCGGCGCCTCGACCTGCGTCGTCGACCTCAATTTCCAGCAGGGCGCCTGCGCCGAATATCTCGACCTCGAACCGCGCTTCGACATCACCGAAATCGAGAACCAGCCCGAGCGCCTCGACCGGCAACTGCTCGACGTGATGCTGTCCAAGCACGCCAGCGGGCTTTGTGTGCTGGCGGCGCCGACGCATCCCTCGGAAATGCGCTCGTTCAAGACCGATGTCGTGGTGCGCATGCTGGACCTGGTTTCGGCCTATTTCGACAATGTCGTCATCGACATGCCGCGCACCTGGTTTCCATGGACGGAGACGGTGCTGCTCGGTTCCAACAAGCTCTACATCGTCGCGGAAATGACGGTGCCGTGCCTGCGCCATACGCAGCGGCTGATCCAGGCGGTCTACGAGACCGCCGGCAAGGAAGTGAAGCCGAACGTCATCGTCAATCGCTTCGAACAGAAGATGTTCGACAACGGCATCAAGCAGGCGGACGTCCAGGAAATCCTCGGCGAGCATTTCGTCGGTGGTATCGCCAACAACTACCGGCTGGTGCGCGAGGCGGTCGATCGCGGCGTGCCGTTGCACGAGATCGATCCGAACGCCAATGTCATCAACGATCTGAAGAAGATCATCCTGCCGGAGGAAGCGATCCCAACCCGGGCGAAATCACGCTCGCTGTTTGGCATGGGCCGTGGATTGTTGAAGAGGAAGGCCGGATGA
- a CDS encoding CpaF family protein, giving the protein MTSRFSTLQNRDARPQRTAELMPVAHHAVVIPTNRKALPAKPEAAPAKNANKVLDARVRIHRLLLEEINLVALERLPKDEMRRQVHDFVSEKTKQERMAINTIELDALVDDIVDEMVGLGPLEPLLKDPDINDILINGHLNCFVEKKGKLQPVHIPFKDEAHLLRIVNKIVAAVGRRVDESQPMVDARMLDGSRFNAAIRPVAVDGPLVSIRKFSKNKLGLHKLVEFGAITQNMAEVLAAAVHARKTTIISGGTGTGKTTMLNALSAFIPEDERLITIEDAAELQLQQPHVARMETRPANIEGHGELKQRDLVKNALRMRPDRVILGECRGEEAFDMLQAMNTGHEGSMATIHANTPRDAISRLEQMLGMTGMPMTVQSIRSQIASALDLIVQLTRLSDGKRKVTSVAEVTGMEGDVIQMQEIFRFVRTGMEADGKILGYYEATGIRPRFLEDLRAMGIEFPGRYFEPGRPQE; this is encoded by the coding sequence ATGACCAGCCGCTTTTCCACCTTGCAGAACCGCGATGCGCGTCCGCAGCGCACTGCCGAGCTAATGCCGGTCGCCCATCATGCCGTCGTCATTCCGACGAACCGCAAGGCTTTGCCGGCAAAGCCGGAAGCGGCGCCGGCAAAGAATGCCAACAAGGTGCTTGACGCGCGCGTGCGCATCCATCGGCTGCTGCTCGAGGAGATCAATCTTGTCGCGCTGGAGCGTTTGCCCAAGGATGAGATGCGCCGGCAAGTGCATGATTTCGTGTCGGAAAAGACCAAGCAGGAGCGGATGGCGATCAACACCATCGAGCTTGATGCGCTGGTCGACGACATCGTCGACGAGATGGTCGGTCTCGGTCCGCTCGAGCCGCTGCTCAAGGACCCCGACATCAACGACATCCTGATCAACGGCCACCTGAACTGCTTTGTCGAAAAGAAGGGCAAGCTGCAGCCGGTCCATATTCCGTTCAAGGACGAGGCGCATCTCTTGCGCATCGTCAACAAGATCGTTGCCGCGGTCGGCCGCCGCGTCGACGAATCGCAACCGATGGTCGATGCCCGCATGCTGGACGGCTCGCGTTTCAACGCTGCCATTCGTCCGGTTGCGGTTGACGGACCACTGGTGTCGATCCGCAAATTCTCCAAGAACAAGCTCGGCCTGCACAAATTGGTCGAATTCGGCGCCATCACCCAGAACATGGCCGAAGTGCTGGCGGCGGCCGTGCATGCCCGCAAGACGACGATCATTTCGGGCGGCACCGGCACCGGCAAGACGACCATGCTCAATGCGCTGTCGGCCTTCATTCCGGAAGATGAGCGGCTGATCACCATCGAGGACGCGGCCGAGCTGCAATTGCAGCAGCCGCATGTCGCGCGCATGGAAACGCGGCCGGCCAACATCGAAGGCCATGGCGAGCTGAAGCAGCGCGACCTGGTCAAGAACGCGCTGCGCATGCGCCCCGATCGCGTCATTCTCGGCGAGTGCCGCGGCGAGGAAGCCTTCGACATGCTGCAGGCGATGAACACCGGTCACGAAGGGTCTATGGCGACCATCCATGCCAACACGCCGCGCGACGCCATCTCGCGGCTTGAGCAGATGCTTGGCATGACCGGCATGCCGATGACGGTGCAGTCGATCCGCAGCCAGATCGCCAGTGCGCTCGACCTGATCGTCCAGTTGACGCGCCTGTCCGACGGCAAGCGCAAGGTGACCAGCGTCGCCGAGGTGACCGGCATGGAAGGCGATGTCATCCAGATGCAGGAGATCTTCCGCTTCGTGCGTACCGGCATGGAGGCCGACGGCAAGATCCTCGGCTATTACGAGGCGACCGGCATCCGGCCGCGGTTCCTCGAGGATCTGCGCGCCATGGGCATCGAGTTCCCCGGGCGATATTTCGAACCCGGCCGGCCGCAGGAGTAG
- a CDS encoding type II secretion system F family protein, which yields MFDGLSAIYVVYAAAALTGILIAEACYLLYAGRSDKRTAINRRMKLQENKIRQEQVLVQLRKERGLEAGTPLFSPDRFRALRTQSGMIMPLSKFLMITCGVAFAAGLVAIWYGLPPLMGLGLFVVLVPVLPVLTLRFKRKRRLKRFGMQLPEALELITRGLKAGHPVPVAIAMVAREMPDPIGTEFGVIADEVTYGSDLVSALNSLFDRVGQEDLPLFVTAVSIQTSSGGNLREILDGLALTIRERGKLRRKVRAIATEGRMSAYILTAVPALLFTAIMALMPSFYRDVWGEPKTWYLLGGSITWLMLGNFMMFKMSNFKF from the coding sequence GTGTTCGACGGGCTCAGCGCGATCTACGTCGTCTATGCCGCGGCTGCACTGACCGGCATCCTGATCGCCGAGGCCTGCTACCTGCTTTATGCCGGCCGCAGCGACAAGCGCACCGCCATCAACCGGCGCATGAAGCTGCAGGAAAACAAGATCAGGCAGGAGCAGGTGCTCGTCCAGCTGCGCAAGGAGCGGGGCCTTGAGGCGGGTACGCCGCTGTTTTCGCCGGACCGATTCCGCGCTCTGCGAACCCAGTCGGGCATGATCATGCCGCTGTCGAAATTCCTGATGATCACCTGCGGCGTGGCATTCGCCGCTGGTCTGGTCGCCATCTGGTACGGCTTGCCACCGCTGATGGGACTTGGGCTGTTTGTGGTGCTCGTGCCGGTGCTGCCGGTGCTGACGTTGCGTTTCAAGCGCAAGCGCCGGCTGAAGCGGTTCGGCATGCAGCTGCCGGAGGCCCTGGAACTGATCACGCGTGGCCTGAAGGCCGGCCATCCGGTGCCGGTGGCGATCGCCATGGTGGCGCGCGAGATGCCCGACCCGATCGGCACCGAGTTCGGCGTCATCGCCGACGAAGTGACCTATGGCTCCGATCTGGTTTCGGCGCTGAACTCGCTGTTCGACCGGGTCGGCCAGGAGGATCTGCCGCTGTTCGTCACCGCGGTCTCGATCCAGACCAGTTCGGGCGGCAATCTGCGCGAGATCCTCGACGGCCTGGCGCTGACGATCCGCGAGCGCGGCAAGCTGCGCCGCAAGGTGCGCGCCATCGCGACAGAGGGCCGGATGTCGGCTTACATCCTGACGGCGGTGCCGGCGTTGCTGTTTACCGCTATCATGGCGCTGATGCCGAGCTTCTATCGCGACGTCTGGGGTGAGCCGAAGACCTGGTACCTGCTTGGCGGGTCGATCACCTGGCTGATGCTGGGCAATTTTATGATGTTCAAAATGTCGAATTTCAAGTTCTGA
- a CDS encoding type II secretion system F family protein has translation MQGFIEFLASLAPTSLMPVAILLLAAGAAAVAWPMMAAKGDRNEVMRRLRVDNGPVAAKPEPVQKKNTGVVREKAVKRAQEFYAKSDPENVARLRMKLIQAGYMEPRAVGMFFLIRFTAMIGTAIGVFVLNRWMASPDATMASRWTFVILSGAAGYFLPGLVLSQKVRERRREYRNGFPDFMDLMIVCSDAGMSMEAGIERVSKELAKTYPALSQNLQLVSLELRAGRSLDDALKALADRLSLDEVRSFATLLQQSKELGTSLSGALRVFSDDMRHKRMSLAEEKAHALPAKMSVPVVVCILPVVLMIAAIPVIVKMTAH, from the coding sequence ATGCAGGGTTTCATCGAATTCCTCGCCTCGCTCGCGCCGACCTCGTTGATGCCGGTGGCCATTCTGCTGCTGGCTGCGGGCGCTGCCGCTGTTGCATGGCCGATGATGGCGGCGAAGGGCGATCGCAATGAGGTCATGCGCCGGCTCAGGGTCGACAACGGTCCGGTGGCCGCAAAGCCCGAGCCGGTGCAGAAGAAGAATACCGGCGTCGTGCGCGAGAAGGCGGTGAAGCGGGCCCAGGAATTCTACGCCAAGAGCGATCCGGAAAATGTCGCCCGGCTGCGCATGAAGCTCATCCAGGCGGGATATATGGAGCCGCGCGCTGTCGGCATGTTCTTCCTGATCCGCTTCACCGCGATGATCGGCACGGCAATCGGCGTGTTTGTGCTCAACCGGTGGATGGCCAGCCCGGACGCGACGATGGCCAGCCGCTGGACATTCGTCATCCTGTCGGGAGCGGCCGGCTATTTCCTGCCCGGCCTCGTGCTGAGCCAGAAAGTGCGGGAACGCAGGCGTGAATACCGCAACGGCTTTCCCGATTTCATGGACCTGATGATCGTCTGCTCGGACGCCGGCATGAGCATGGAGGCCGGCATCGAGCGCGTCTCGAAGGAACTCGCCAAGACCTATCCGGCGCTGAGCCAGAACCTGCAGCTGGTGTCGCTGGAGCTGCGGGCCGGGCGCAGCCTTGACGATGCGCTGAAGGCGCTCGCCGACCGCCTCAGCCTGGACGAGGTGCGCTCCTTCGCCACGCTGCTGCAACAGTCCAAGGAACTCGGCACCAGCCTGTCAGGAGCGCTGCGCGTCTTTTCCGACGACATGCGCCACAAGCGCATGTCGCTCGCCGAGGAAAAGGCGCACGCCCTGCCGGCCAAGATGTCGGTGCCGGTGGTGGTGTGCATCCTGCCGGTGGTGTTGATGATTGCGGCGATTCCAGTCATCGTCAAAATGACGGCGCACTAG
- a CDS encoding GGDEF domain-containing protein, whose amino-acid sequence MLDFSSLLLAAALSGICLSVTMFAIWFTAPKAGFVLTVACGILVLVAHVILFWRYTKDPDPLLCQIVLALLTLGFLILCVSAMQYLGVHGYRRAIAPALAAMAICAAVTFLGLDGVGFIITYTTVTALLSAIGIMFWINGSHDRRILLVVSFLSGTCAVSFALCGVVLLSKGQWTLAVAPDNWAERLNSVVAVACMTGLGALTLSLHHLQAQIELKAETMTDPLTGLMNRRGLMSLYGERSFGPFMSIVMFDLDHFKRTNDVYGHPVGDQVLCRFAAVIKRYARTGVDAFRLGGEEFAIVMSRMTDEKAYDLASKIGVAFGTEIVATQLGKLRSTVSGGIGFGEASGSSLDNVLAEADAALYAAKRAGRNCVISRKRMSKADPVEPALRSA is encoded by the coding sequence ATGCTGGACTTCAGTTCGCTCCTGCTCGCAGCCGCGCTGTCGGGCATCTGCCTCAGCGTCACCATGTTTGCGATCTGGTTCACCGCGCCCAAGGCAGGCTTCGTGCTGACGGTGGCGTGCGGCATTCTGGTGCTGGTCGCGCATGTGATCCTGTTCTGGCGATACACCAAGGATCCCGATCCGCTGCTCTGTCAGATCGTGCTTGCGCTGCTCACCCTAGGGTTTCTGATCCTCTGCGTGTCGGCCATGCAATATCTGGGCGTGCACGGCTACAGACGCGCCATTGCACCGGCGCTTGCCGCCATGGCCATCTGTGCCGCCGTGACCTTTCTGGGCCTTGATGGCGTCGGCTTCATCATCACCTACACCACGGTGACGGCGCTGCTGTCGGCGATCGGTATCATGTTCTGGATCAACGGCAGTCACGATCGCCGCATCCTGCTGGTGGTTTCGTTTCTGAGCGGCACCTGCGCGGTGTCGTTCGCGCTCTGCGGCGTGGTTCTGCTGAGCAAGGGGCAATGGACGCTCGCGGTCGCGCCCGACAACTGGGCCGAACGACTGAATTCCGTCGTGGCGGTGGCCTGCATGACCGGGCTCGGCGCATTGACGCTCTCCCTCCACCATCTGCAGGCGCAGATCGAGCTGAAGGCGGAGACCATGACCGACCCACTCACGGGGTTGATGAACCGGCGAGGGCTGATGTCGCTCTACGGCGAGCGGAGTTTCGGTCCGTTCATGTCCATCGTGATGTTCGACCTCGACCACTTCAAGCGGACGAACGATGTCTATGGTCACCCGGTCGGGGATCAGGTTTTGTGCCGTTTTGCTGCTGTCATCAAGAGATACGCCAGGACCGGCGTCGACGCCTTTCGCCTGGGCGGCGAGGAGTTCGCAATCGTCATGTCGCGGATGACGGACGAAAAGGCCTACGATCTCGCCAGCAAGATCGGCGTTGCCTTCGGCACCGAAATTGTTGCCACTCAGCTCGGCAAGTTGCGCAGCACGGTTAGCGGCGGCATCGGCTTTGGCGAGGCAAGCGGCAGCAGCCTGGACAACGTGCTCGCCGAGGCCGACGCGGCGCTCTATGCCGCCAAACGCGCCGGACGAAATTGCGTCATCAGCCGCAAAAGAATGAGCAAGGCCGACCCGGTCGAGCCGGCCTTGCGCTCAGCGTAG
- the gcvP gene encoding aminomethyl-transferring glycine dehydrogenase — MTAALTPFSARHIGPSVNDVRAMLAVIGVPSVETLISQAVPQSIRLDLPLTLPAPASEAEALAELSATMAKNTVLKSFIGAGYHGVHVPPVIQRNLFENPAWYTAYTPYQAEISQGRLEMLFNFQTLVTELTGLPVASASLLDEATAVAEAVGIALRHHRDKRTKIALAGTPHPQTLDVVRTRAEPLGIEIDGETIDDNTAALLVSWPDTFGVYGDHKAAIDKARATGAIVVFIADPLGLALTDAPAKLGADIAVGPMQRFGVPMGFGGPHAAYCAVSDRLTRLMPGRLVGQSTDSKGRPGYRLALQTREQHIRRDKATSNICTAQALLANMATAYAIWHGPAGLQAIAGRIHTLANRLASGLEAAGVSVIGASRFDTVTVETKGKAAQIATAAEKTGRLLRVIDADHVGISFDETSTDADLDAIAALFGAKAAPSADSTVPGKPRGKEFMTQPVFRENKSETEMMRFLRRLADKDLALDRTMIPLGSCTMKLNAAAEMMPVSWPEIANLHPFAPASHSAGYRAMIGELEGWLSEITGFDAVSLQPNAGSQGEYAGLLAIRAYHRSRGEGHRTVCLIPSSAHGTNPASAAMAGMSVVVVRCLEDGNIDMDDMRAKANEHSKNLAALMFTYPSTHGVYEEGARHLCALIHEHGGQVYFDGANLNALVALARPADIGADVCHMNLHKTFCIPHGGGGPGIGPIGVKAHLQPYLPGHVTEGSAHAVSAAPFGSASILPITWMYIRMMGAAGLKQATETAIISANYVATRLAPHFPLLYKGRHDRIAHECILDTRVLKDSAGISVDDVAKRLIDYGFHAPTMSFPVAGTLMVEPTESEPKRELDRFCEAMIAIAGEAAKVAKGEWPLADNPLVNAPHTAAEVLAGQWTHPYSRLEAAYPAGDADMAAKYWPPVSRIDNVAGDRNLVCSCPPLSDYLGAAE, encoded by the coding sequence ATGACCGCAGCACTCACTCCCTTCTCGGCCCGCCATATCGGCCCGAGCGTCAACGATGTCAGAGCCATGCTTGCCGTGATCGGCGTTCCGTCCGTCGAGACGCTGATCAGCCAGGCCGTGCCACAGTCGATCCGCCTCGACTTGCCACTGACCCTGCCCGCACCGGCCAGCGAAGCGGAAGCGCTGGCCGAATTGTCGGCGACCATGGCCAAGAATACGGTGCTGAAGAGCTTCATCGGCGCCGGCTATCACGGCGTCCATGTGCCACCGGTGATCCAGCGCAATTTGTTCGAGAACCCGGCCTGGTACACGGCCTACACGCCGTATCAGGCCGAGATCAGCCAGGGCCGGCTCGAAATGCTGTTCAATTTCCAGACGCTGGTCACTGAACTGACAGGCCTGCCGGTAGCGTCGGCCTCGCTGCTCGATGAGGCGACCGCCGTGGCAGAAGCAGTCGGCATTGCGCTGCGCCACCACCGCGACAAGCGCACCAAGATCGCACTTGCCGGCACGCCACATCCGCAGACGCTGGACGTTGTGCGTACCCGCGCCGAGCCGCTCGGCATCGAGATCGACGGCGAGACGATCGACGACAACACCGCTGCTTTGCTCGTCTCCTGGCCGGATACGTTTGGCGTCTATGGCGACCACAAGGCGGCGATCGACAAAGCGCGTGCGACCGGCGCCATCGTCGTCTTCATCGCCGACCCGCTCGGCCTGGCGCTGACCGATGCGCCGGCGAAACTTGGCGCCGACATTGCCGTCGGCCCGATGCAGCGTTTTGGCGTGCCGATGGGCTTTGGCGGGCCGCACGCCGCCTATTGCGCCGTCTCCGACAGGCTGACGCGACTGATGCCCGGCCGCCTCGTCGGCCAGTCGACAGACAGCAAGGGGCGTCCCGGCTACCGGCTTGCCTTGCAGACACGCGAACAGCATATCCGCCGCGACAAGGCGACCTCCAACATCTGCACCGCGCAGGCGCTGCTCGCCAACATGGCGACCGCCTATGCGATCTGGCATGGCCCCGCCGGGCTGCAGGCGATTGCCGGGCGCATCCACACGCTGGCCAATCGTCTGGCAAGCGGCCTCGAAGCGGCAGGCGTGTCGGTGATCGGTGCCAGCCGTTTCGACACGGTGACGGTGGAGACCAAGGGCAAGGCGGCGCAGATCGCCACTGCGGCTGAAAAGACCGGCCGGCTGCTGCGCGTCATCGATGCCGACCATGTCGGCATCAGCTTCGACGAGACCTCGACCGATGCCGATCTCGATGCGATCGCGGCCCTGTTCGGCGCCAAGGCCGCTCCGTCGGCCGACAGCACGGTGCCCGGCAAGCCGCGCGGCAAGGAATTCATGACCCAGCCTGTTTTCCGCGAAAACAAGTCGGAAACCGAGATGATGCGCTTTCTGCGCCGGCTGGCCGACAAGGACCTAGCGCTCGACCGCACCATGATCCCGCTGGGATCCTGCACCATGAAGCTCAACGCGGCGGCGGAAATGATGCCGGTAAGCTGGCCTGAGATCGCCAATTTGCATCCCTTCGCGCCGGCAAGCCATTCGGCCGGCTATCGCGCCATGATCGGCGAACTGGAAGGATGGCTGTCGGAGATCACCGGCTTCGACGCCGTCAGCCTGCAGCCCAATGCCGGCAGCCAGGGCGAGTATGCCGGCCTGCTTGCAATCCGCGCCTATCATCGCTCGCGCGGCGAAGGCCATCGCACCGTCTGCCTGATCCCTTCCTCCGCGCATGGCACCAATCCGGCGAGTGCGGCGATGGCCGGCATGAGCGTTGTCGTCGTGCGCTGCCTGGAGGACGGCAATATCGACATGGACGATATGAGGGCCAAGGCCAACGAGCATTCCAAGAATCTCGCGGCGCTGATGTTCACCTACCCCTCGACACATGGCGTCTACGAGGAAGGTGCACGCCACCTCTGCGCGCTGATCCACGAGCATGGCGGCCAGGTCTATTTCGATGGCGCCAACCTCAACGCCCTGGTCGCCTTGGCGCGGCCCGCCGATATCGGCGCCGACGTCTGTCATATGAACCTGCACAAGACCTTCTGCATCCCGCATGGCGGCGGTGGCCCGGGCATCGGTCCGATCGGCGTCAAGGCGCATCTGCAGCCCTATCTGCCAGGCCATGTCACCGAGGGTTCGGCGCATGCCGTGTCGGCCGCGCCATTCGGCAGCGCTTCGATCCTGCCGATCACCTGGATGTATATCCGCATGATGGGCGCCGCCGGACTGAAGCAGGCGACGGAGACCGCCATCATCTCGGCCAACTACGTGGCGACACGGCTCGCGCCGCACTTCCCGCTTCTCTACAAGGGCAGGCACGATCGCATCGCGCATGAATGCATCCTCGACACCCGCGTGCTCAAGGACAGCGCCGGCATCAGCGTCGACGACGTCGCCAAGCGTCTGATCGACTACGGCTTCCACGCGCCGACCATGTCCTTCCCGGTCGCCGGCACGCTGATGGTGGAGCCGACCGAATCCGAGCCCAAGCGGGAACTCGACCGCTTCTGCGAGGCGATGATCGCCATCGCAGGCGAGGCGGCGAAAGTCGCCAAGGGCGAATGGCCTTTGGCCGACAATCCGCTGGTCAACGCGCCGCACACCGCCGCCGAGGTGCTGGCCGGCCAGTGGACCCATCCCTACTCGCGCCTGGAGGCGGCCTATCCCGCCGGCGACGCCGACATGGCAGCCAAATACTGGCCGCCGGTGTCACGCATCGACAATGTCGCCGGCGACCGCAACCTGGTCTGCTCGTGCCCGCCCCTGTCGGACTATCTGGGAGCGGCCGAATAA
- the gcvH gene encoding glycine cleavage system protein GcvH — MATTYFTSDHEWLRVEGGIATVGITDYAQEQLGDLVFVELPETGKKLTKGDTAVVVESVKAASDVYAPVDGEITEANGTLSSDPSLVNSAATGAGWLWKMKLADASQLAGLMDEAAYKAHIG; from the coding sequence ATGGCAACGACCTATTTCACATCAGATCACGAATGGCTCCGCGTCGAGGGTGGCATCGCCACCGTCGGCATCACCGACTATGCCCAAGAGCAGCTCGGTGACCTCGTCTTCGTCGAACTGCCGGAGACCGGAAAGAAATTGACCAAGGGCGATACCGCCGTCGTGGTCGAATCCGTCAAGGCGGCTTCCGATGTCTACGCGCCGGTCGATGGCGAGATCACCGAAGCCAACGGCACGCTGTCGTCGGACCCGTCGCTGGTCAATTCGGCGGCAACCGGGGCCGGCTGGCTGTGGAAGATGAAGCTTGCCGACGCAAGCCAGCTCGCGGGCCTCATGGATGAGGCCGCCTACAAAGCCCATATCGGCTGA